TCATGCAATACAACGGGGCATGTTTCTACGCCCGCATCGGAGAAACCGCCCTTGCTGTTGAATCGCTGCGAAATTCAGTGCTCTCCGGCTACCAGAACTACGAATGGATCAAGCGGGACACCGATCTCGACAGCATCCGCAATCATCCCGGGTATTTCGAGTTGATGAAGGGAAAGTAAGAGAGTGATCGGTCAAGATCGTAGATTCTTCGCTTCGCTCAGAATGACAAAAAGGAACCAATGATCGGACAAACAGTTTCACACTACAAAATACTTGAGAAACTAGGCGAAGGCGGGATGGGTGTGGTCTATAAAGCCCAGGATTCAAAACTTGACCGCGCCGTCGCAATCAAGTTTCTTCCCCCCCATCTTTCCGCCTCCGCGGAGAACAAGGCGCGGTTCATTCAGGAGGCGCGCGCAACCGCCGCTCTCAACCATCCGAACATCCTGAACGTGTACGATATCGACGAGCAGGATAATCGAACATTTTTTGTGATGGAGTATATCGACGGGAAAACGCTCAAATCACACATCGCGAGCCTGAAAGCCGGCGAAGGGATCCCCGTCCGCCAGGCGATCGATTGGACCATCCAGATCGCCCAGGGTCTGAGGGCGGCGCACGATAAGAACATCGTGCACAGGGATATCAAACCCGAGAACATCATGCTCACGAGGGACGGCCATCCAAAGATCATGGATTTCGGAATCGCCAAGCTCAAAGGGGGATCCGGGTTCACGAAAACCGGCGCCTCTCTCGGGACGCTCTCGTACATGTCGCCGGAACAGGCACAGGGGTTGCCGGCGGATAACCGGTCCGACATCTGGTCCCTCGGCATCGTGTTCTACGAATTGCTCACCAGCGAGCTGCCATTTAGGGGCGAACATGAGGCTGCGCTGCTCTACCTGGTTGTCAACGAGCATCCCCCCGCGCCGAGCCACATCGACCGGAGGGTGCCGCCGCAGGTCGATTCTCTGGCCATGAGAATGCTTGAGAAGGATCCCTCCGCTAGATTTCAAAACGCCGGGGAGTTGATCAAGGCGCTGCAGGAGGTGCGCGCCGAACTGGACTCTGCGACGGCGGGGAAGACGAAGACCATCGCGGTTCTCCCGTTTGCCAACATGAGCGCAGATCAGGAGAACGAGTATTTCAGCGACGGATTGACCGAAGAGATCATCGCAAGCCTCTCCCGGCTCAAGGATATGAAGGTGATCGCGCGGACAACTTCGATGCAGTACAAAGGGACGAAGAAGGACGTCAAGACGATCGGCAGGGAGCTCGGGGCGCGCTACATGATGGAGGGGAGCGTGAGAAAATTCCAGGACAACCTTCGCATCACCGCGCAGTTCATCGACGTGGAGGACGGCACGCAGCTCTGGGCCGAAACCTACAAGGGGACGCTCGCGGACGTCTTCGAGTTTCAGGAGAAAGTGTCCAAGCAGATCGTGGATGCGCTGATGGTCAAGCTTACCCCAACAGAGCAGGTAGTTCTTACCAAACGATCGACGCTCAACCCGGAAGCCTTCGATTGCAACCTCCGCGCCAGGAATTTTCTCTATCGCCGGACAAAAGCCAGCCTGCAATTTGCCATCCAGCTCTTCCAGCGTGCAATCGAGCTCGATCCTCGGTATGCGGGCGCCTATGCGGGATTGGGCGAGGCGTATGCTTCGCTGTTTCAGGACTTTGAACGGAACGACTCCTGGCCGACCAAGGCGATCGAATTCAGTCTCAAGGCTCTCATGTACGACTCCACACTCTCCGAGGCATACGCGGCGCTCGGTCTTGCCTATCTCAACACGAAAGCCCTCGATGACGCACTCACGGCGGGCCGGAAAGCGATCGAGCTCGACCCGAACAACTTTACCGGTTACTGGATCATGGGGAGGATCTATCATATGACGGACCGGGATCAGGAAGCGGTTGGCATGTTCGAGAAGGCGTTCGCGCTCAATCCGGATTTCTATTCCGCCGCCGCCGATCTCTGCATTGCCTATAGCCGCGTCGGCGACAAAGAGAAAGCCACAAGCCAGCTTCGCTCGAACCTCGAATTATATCCGCGGTATCTCTCTCAACATCCGGATGACGCGAGGGGACATATGTTCTTTGCCACCGACCTCGCCCAGGTACAGAGAAGGGACGAAGCAAAAGTTGAGGCGGCGAAGGCGCTCGAGCTCAATCCCAGCGATCCCCTGATGCTTTACAACGCGGCATGCTTCTATGCGCAAATGGACGAGAAACGGCTTGCGATTGAATCGTTCCGGAACGCCATCGCCGCGGGGTATGCAAATTTCGAGTGGGCGAAGCGCGATACCGATCTCGACTCCATCCGAACCGAACCGGGGTTTGTGGAGTTAATGAAGGGGAAGTAAGAGTTGTCATCCTGAGGGAGCGTAGCGACCGAAGGATCTCACACGCGTGTTAACGCACAAAGGACCATGATCGGCCAGACGATATCACATCATTGTCACCCTGAGCGAAGCGAAGGGTCTCAAAGCTAGATTCTTCACTTCGTTCAGAATGACAAAAGGGAATGTATGATCGGTCAGACAATATCACACTATAAGATACTCGAGAAATTAGGCGAGGGCGGCATGGGCGTGGTGTACAAGGCCCAGGACCTGAAGCTCGACCGCTTTGTCGCCATCAAGTTCCTTCCGTCTCATCTTTCCGCTTCGAGCGAGAACAAGACGCGTTTTCTGCAGGAAGCGAAATCCGCGGCGGCGTTGAATCATCCCAATATCCTCTCCGTCTATGAGATCGATGAGCAGGATGGGTCGTTGTTCCTCGTCATGGAGTTCATCGAAGGGCAAACGCTGAAGAATTATGTTTCGAAATTAAAATCGGGCACGGGCGTTCCCCTCCATCAGGCGTTCGAGTGGACTTCCAGGATAGCCCAGGGGTTGAGGGCGGCGCACGAGAAGAACATCGTTCACCGGGACATCAAGCCGGAAAACATCATGCTGACAGGCGACGGGCAACTGAAGATCATGGATTTCGGGCTGGCGAAGCTGAAAAGCGCGCGCGGCATCACGAAGACCGGCACCTCGCTCGGCACGCTCTCCTACATGTCGCCCGAACAGGCGCAGGGCCTCCCGGCCGATGGGCGGTCCGACCTCTGGTCTCTTGGTGTCCTCTTTTTCGAAATTCTCACCGCCGAGCTTCCCTTCAAGGCCGAGCACGAAGCAGGCCTCCTCTATCTTGTGGTCAATCAGGATCCCCCCGCGCCGAGCGACTTCGACAGGACCATCCCGCCGGCCGTCAACGACCTCATGAAGAAAATGCTCGCCAAGGATCCCGCGGATCGCTATCAGAACGCGGACGAATTGATCCGGGGATTGAAATCGGTGCAGGATGCGCTCAGCGCTGCCCCAGCGGCGGTGGAGAAGAAGGCGATCGCAGTCCTTCCGTTCGCCAACATCGGGGGCGACAAAGATAACGAGTATTTCGGGGACGGGCTGACGGAGGAGCTGATCGTCAACCTTTCGCAATTGAAGGATATCGAGGTCATTTCGAGGTCGAACTCGATGCAGTTCAAGGGGAGCACCAAGGACATCAAGGCGATCGGACGGGAATTGAGGGCGCGCTACATCCTCGAAGGGAGCGTGAGGAAGTTCCAGGATAACCTGAGGATCGCGGTCCAGCTCATCGACGTCGAGAGCGCCCGCCAGCTCTGGGCCGGATCGTTCAAAGGCACCCTTGCCGACGTGTTCGACATCCAGGAACAGGTCTCCAAGCAGATCGTCGAGGCACTGATGGTGAAGCTCACCCCGACGGAAAAGACGGTTCTCACGAAACGGACAACCGTGAACGCGGAAGCGTTCGACTGCAATCTCCGCGCGAGGGATTTCATGAACCGCCGGACGAAGACGAGCGTCAACATGGCGGTGCAGTTTTTTCAGAAGGCGATCGAGCTCGATCCCCGCTATGCCTCTGCGTACGCCGGATTGGGTGAATGCTACGGAACGCTCTACCGCGATTTCGACCGGAAAGAGATCTGGCTCGACCGGGCGCTCGAAGCGAGCCTCAAGGCGATCATGTACGACGCCACGCTTTCGGAGGCCTACGCGTCGCTCGCAATCGCATACTTCGGAAAAAAATCCCTCGGGGAAGCCCTTGAAGCGAGCCAGAAGGCGATACTCCTCGACCCGAAGAATTCCAACGCCTACTGGATCCTCGCAAGAATTTATCACACCACCGACAGGGAGAAGGAAGCGGTCGCAGCCCTTGAAAAAGCGGTGGCGCTTCATCCCGACTTTCTTCAGGCCTATGACGACCTCGTCATGTTTTACGAGCGGCTGGGCGACAAGCAGAAGTATTCCGATCTCATGAGCTACGTGCTCGAGGCGTACCCCCGTTATTTATCGCAACATCCCGACGATGCCTACCGCCGCATGGCGTTTGCCGTCCACCTGACCTACGTGCAGCGCAACGAGGAGGCGAAACGGGAGGGGGAAAAGGCCCTCGAGCTGAGCGTGGGCGACCCGATCATGATGTACTACGGCGCCTGTCTCTATTCCCGGCTGGGGGTGAAAGGGAGGGCGGTGGAGCTGCTGAAGAGCGCCGTGACAAGCGGATACGAAAACTTCGAATGGATCAAACGCGACCCCGACTTCGACTCCATCCGCAGCGAGCCGGGATACTCTGAATTGATGGAAGGAAAGTGACAATTGTCATCCTGAGCACATTCGCTTCGCTCAGTGTAAACTCCGCGAAGGATCTCCCTCACTCGGCATTGGAAAAAGGACCATGATCGGACAAACGATTTCACACTACAAGATTCTGGAGAAACTGGGCGAAGGCGGCATGGGCGTCGTCTATAAGGCGATCGATTCGAAGCTCGACCGGACGGTTGCGATCAAGTTCCTGCCCAAAACGCTCTCGGCTTCGGAGGAGAACAAGGCGCGGTTCATGCAGGAGGCGAAGGCCGCGGCTGCGTTGAATCATCCCAATATCCTCGGGGTCTACGAGATCGACGAAACGGATGGCAACCTCTTCTTCGCGATGGAGTATGTCGAAGGGAAGACGCTCAAGTCGCATATTTCAAGCTTGAAATCCGCGGCCGGCGTCCCGTTCGAGCAGGCCATGATCTGGGCGAAACAGATCGCGCAGGCGCTGAAGGCTGCGCATGAGAAGAATATCATCCACCGCGACATCAAGCCGGAAAACGTCATGCTCACGGGCGACGGGCAGGTGAAGATCATGGATTTCGGGATCGCCAAGCTCACGGGCAGCACCGGCGTGACGAAGACCGGAGTCTCCCTGGGGACCCTCGCTTACATGTCTCCCGAGCAGGCTCAGGGAGTGGCGGCCGATGTCCGTGTCGATATCTGGTCTCTCGGCGTGGTTCTGTACGAGATGCTGACGGGCGAGGTGCCCTTCAAGGCCGAGCACGAGGCCGGTCTGCTCTACCTGATCGTGAACGACGTCCCCCCGCCCCCGAGCGCGATGGACAAGAAATTTCCCCGGCAGATCGATCCCGTCGTGATGAAAATGCTGGAGAAGGATCGTGACAGGAGGTACGCTTCGATGGGAGAGGTCGTGGTCGCGCTCGACCAGATGAAGAAGGAGTACGAATCTGCGGTCTCCGCGCCGAAGACCAAGGCGATCGCCGTTCTTCCCTTCGGCAACATCAGCCCGGACAAGGAGAGCGACTATTTCGGCGACGGTCTGACGGAGGAGCTGATCGTCAACCTCTCGAAATTGAAGGAGATCCGGGTCATTCCGCGCGCCACGTCGATGCAGTACCGGGGCACGACCAAGGACATCAAGACGATCGGAAGGGAGCTTGGCACCCGGCACATTCTTTCGGGCAACGTGCGAAAGTTCCAGGATAATCTCCGTATCAGCGTC
This is a stretch of genomic DNA from Bacteroidota bacterium. It encodes these proteins:
- a CDS encoding protein kinase, whose protein sequence is MIGQTVSHYKILEKLGEGGMGVVYKAQDSKLDRAVAIKFLPPHLSASAENKARFIQEARATAALNHPNILNVYDIDEQDNRTFFVMEYIDGKTLKSHIASLKAGEGIPVRQAIDWTIQIAQGLRAAHDKNIVHRDIKPENIMLTRDGHPKIMDFGIAKLKGGSGFTKTGASLGTLSYMSPEQAQGLPADNRSDIWSLGIVFYELLTSELPFRGEHEAALLYLVVNEHPPAPSHIDRRVPPQVDSLAMRMLEKDPSARFQNAGELIKALQEVRAELDSATAGKTKTIAVLPFANMSADQENEYFSDGLTEEIIASLSRLKDMKVIARTTSMQYKGTKKDVKTIGRELGARYMMEGSVRKFQDNLRITAQFIDVEDGTQLWAETYKGTLADVFEFQEKVSKQIVDALMVKLTPTEQVVLTKRSTLNPEAFDCNLRARNFLYRRTKASLQFAIQLFQRAIELDPRYAGAYAGLGEAYASLFQDFERNDSWPTKAIEFSLKALMYDSTLSEAYAALGLAYLNTKALDDALTAGRKAIELDPNNFTGYWIMGRIYHMTDRDQEAVGMFEKAFALNPDFYSAAADLCIAYSRVGDKEKATSQLRSNLELYPRYLSQHPDDARGHMFFATDLAQVQRRDEAKVEAAKALELNPSDPLMLYNAACFYAQMDEKRLAIESFRNAIAAGYANFEWAKRDTDLDSIRTEPGFVELMKGK
- a CDS encoding protein kinase, yielding MIGQTISHYKILEKLGEGGMGVVYKAQDLKLDRFVAIKFLPSHLSASSENKTRFLQEAKSAAALNHPNILSVYEIDEQDGSLFLVMEFIEGQTLKNYVSKLKSGTGVPLHQAFEWTSRIAQGLRAAHEKNIVHRDIKPENIMLTGDGQLKIMDFGLAKLKSARGITKTGTSLGTLSYMSPEQAQGLPADGRSDLWSLGVLFFEILTAELPFKAEHEAGLLYLVVNQDPPAPSDFDRTIPPAVNDLMKKMLAKDPADRYQNADELIRGLKSVQDALSAAPAAVEKKAIAVLPFANIGGDKDNEYFGDGLTEELIVNLSQLKDIEVISRSNSMQFKGSTKDIKAIGRELRARYILEGSVRKFQDNLRIAVQLIDVESARQLWAGSFKGTLADVFDIQEQVSKQIVEALMVKLTPTEKTVLTKRTTVNAEAFDCNLRARDFMNRRTKTSVNMAVQFFQKAIELDPRYASAYAGLGECYGTLYRDFDRKEIWLDRALEASLKAIMYDATLSEAYASLAIAYFGKKSLGEALEASQKAILLDPKNSNAYWILARIYHTTDREKEAVAALEKAVALHPDFLQAYDDLVMFYERLGDKQKYSDLMSYVLEAYPRYLSQHPDDAYRRMAFAVHLTYVQRNEEAKREGEKALELSVGDPIMMYYGACLYSRLGVKGRAVELLKSAVTSGYENFEWIKRDPDFDSIRSEPGYSELMEGK
- a CDS encoding protein kinase encodes the protein MIGQTISHYKILEKLGEGGMGVVYKAIDSKLDRTVAIKFLPKTLSASEENKARFMQEAKAAAALNHPNILGVYEIDETDGNLFFAMEYVEGKTLKSHISSLKSAAGVPFEQAMIWAKQIAQALKAAHEKNIIHRDIKPENVMLTGDGQVKIMDFGIAKLTGSTGVTKTGVSLGTLAYMSPEQAQGVAADVRVDIWSLGVVLYEMLTGEVPFKAEHEAGLLYLIVNDVPPPPSAMDKKFPRQIDPVVMKMLEKDRDRRYASMGEVVVALDQMKKEYESAVSAPKTKAIAVLPFGNISPDKESDYFGDGLTEELIVNLSKLKEIRVIPRATSMQYRGTTKDIKTIGRELGTRHILSGNVRKFQDNLRISVELIDNETEEQIWAETYKGKLADIFDIQEQVSKQIVEALMVKLSPTEKVVLTKRSTVNPEAFDCYLRARDALYRLTKNNVHLAIQLFQRAIELDTRYAAAYAGLGESYATMHQYFEASDIWLDKAIETCLKALMYDPTLSEAHSALGLAYFDKKELDDGIRSTLKAIELDPNNYVAYWILGRIYHSSDRDRDAIDVFKKAVALNPNFYNAYNDLSMVYDGLGEKEKYQEMINTLLGFYPRYLSHTPDDARGHMYYAIILAQANRFEEAKVEGKKALELNPGDSLMMYNAACLYARLNDKRLAVETLKRSIDAGQEDFEWIKRDSDLDSIRDEPGYLELMKGK